The DNA segment TGCATTTTCATGCAAACGATACATCAGGCCACGATTGGTGGCATGTAAATAGAGTTACTCAGCTTGCCCTCCAAATCGCAATCAAAGAGAAAGCAGACCTTTTCCTCGTTGAAATGGCTGCCCTATTGCACGACATCGACGATTGGAAGTTAGGAAATAGCGGAACGAGCAAAACCGAATTATTTTTGGATAGCACTGGCTTACCACCTTCAGAAGTGACAGATATACTCACCATTATATCGGAAGTAAGTTTCAAGGGTGCAGGAGTAGATACACCTGCAAATACAATTGAAAGTCAATGCGTTCAAGATGCCGACAGGCTTGATGCAATTGGAGCTATTGGTATAGCACGAGCATTCACCTACGGAGGCTCGAAGAACCGGAGCCTATACGAACCAGGAGTAAACCCTATATTGCATGGCTCATTCCAAGAATACCAAACAAACCAATCGCATACCATCAACCATTTTTACGAGAAATTGCTTTTGCTCAAGGATAGAATGACCACACCCTCGGCCAAAGCAATAGCCCAAGAGCGCCACGATTTCATGGAACGGTATCTTGATCAGTTTTTTCGAGAATGGAACCTAAGTTAATCTAAAAATTAAACACCAACCGTGCGAATACCGATGCCGATTCGCTAGGTATTGCTGGATGACCGCCGTTGTATGGCTGAATAAGAGCTACATTTCTATCGGTAATATTGTGTGCCCCACAGTAAAAGTCGAGGCCATCGACCAATACGCTAGTAAAGGAAACGGAAACGTTAACCAACGCTTGGGCTCCGAACTTTTGTGGCGAGGAGGAATTCACATTAAACCCATAGCGTTCGCTGTACCATGAGAGTGATGGGGTAACTGATATTTTCTTCGATACCTTGAAGCCCATTATTGCATTAAGCCGATGGTTGGCAAGAGCGGGATAAACCTCATCATGATTAGGGATTGTGTAACTCCCAGTTTCATTTCCATCGGGCACATAGTAGGCATAGTTCAACCTAAAATCGACGTAGTCGTACGTAATCCGAAAATCGGCTTCCGTTCCGTAGGTTCCTTGAGTTCCACCATTGGAATAGTTACCGAAACCTGAAACTGGATCTGAAGTATACACAATTACCTTATCGAAAACCACACGATAACCGTTTACCGTAAACCATATGTGTTTACCAAATCGGTAACCGATCTCCAACTCATAGTTAGTAGCCTTTTCGGGATCAGTAGCAATACCTAACGCCATATTGCGCTTGGGGATAACCCCTCCGGGAACTCGAAACGATTGGCTCGCCATGGCTTTGAAACTAAAGTCGGACCAGGCTTTTGTTATGCTCAATCGAGGTACAAATGACGAACCATAATGGTTATAGCTATCAAATCGACAACCAATAGTAAAGTTAGCCCAATTTGTAGAATAGGTCAATTGACCATAGCCCGCATAGTTAATGATTGAGAAATCAGACTTATCAACAATCAAATCCGAAGCATCACCCAGAATACGACACTGGGAGGTTTGCCCGCCAACCATTAGGCGAGAATTCTCCCGTAAATCATACACCATATTCACATCAAAAGCAACCTTATTGCTGTATCTTCTATTCTTATACGAAGAAGTCGGAACCTCAAGTTGCCAAGGATACTGTTGCTTAATTTGAACCGATGGAATAATCTTTAACCGTGAGTTTACACTATAGGTGTATCTTACATCCCCAAAATAGCTATCAAACTTTTGTTTATAATTGTTCCCACCAAACGACTGCCCCCAAAGCGTAGCAGTAGACAACCGATACAAATCGATCATTCCACGAACCGAAAGCCCCTTGTATTGAACAAATGCATTGTAATTGCTTACCCTTATTTCCGATTTATCCGATAGCTTAACGGGAACGCCCTGTGCGTCGATCCACGTTCTTGTGGCTCGAGTCCCCTCCCCTTCCGTGCCGGCAAAGCTAAACTTTACTGGTCCCAATTCTTGAGTATGCCCAAACGACATATTTCGATGAGTGGCTGCATCTTTTGAATAGGAGTTGAGAAACGCGCCATAACTGCCATTACCTTGCCCCGACGCTTTGGTGATTACATTGATTACCGCTAAACCTGCGTACCCTCCATAAATCGCGCTGCCCGGTCCACGTATAACTTCAACCCTTTCAATCATATCTACAGGATAATGATTACCCCACTGAAGTGTCGCAAACAAGTCCTCATTTACCTCCAATCCATCTACAAGCAAGAGGACTTTCCCTTCGTTCCCCCAAATACCCCGAAACCCAACACCTACAACCCCTTCAACATCAATCCCAAAATCCATACCTGGAACAAAAGTGGAGAGCACTTCCTTTAAATCGCGAGTTCCAGCCTTGAGCATCTCCGCATTTGTAACCACCGTAACTACACCCGCCGCTTCTCGAATATTCTCGGAGCTGCGCGTGGCAACATCAACCTGAACATTCATGAGCTGCTCAAGGGTGAGATCAAAGAAACGACTGCCTTCGAGCAGCGTAGTGTCTGACTGGGCATTTGCAGACCCAACGACAAATACAGAACTCAATGAAAGTAAGAATCCTGCAAAAAATATCAATCGAGACATAGGGCCAGCTATTAAGTATTACTCAAAATCGAAAGTAAGATAAGACAATTGAGAATATTGGTCAAGTGAATCCGAAAATATTGAAGGTAATAGTATAAGAATTATCCACATGCTAGGACCAACGAGCCAGCGACCAAATTGGGACAGAATCATCATTATGAAAAATGATGTCGTTGTTCTCGCTTTATTTCTTTAAACTTGCACCCACCAAACATGATAAATGGATATAATTCATTCCGTATATTGCCTTGCAGGTGCCTACATACTAGGTTCAATACCAACCTCACTATGGGTTGGTAAGGCGTTCTATGGAATTGATATACGCGAACACGGCAGCGGAAATGCAGGTGCGTCAAACACATTTCGTGTTCTCGGTGCTAAAGCTGGAGTGCCTGTGTTTCTAGTTGATGTGGCTAAAGGGTGGTTCGCCTTAACGCTAGCAAGTTACTCAGGTTTTAAACCAAGCACAGAATATTTTGCTCTATTCCAACTTGTTCTAGGATTATTTGCATTCCTAGGCCATGTATTCCCCGTTTTTGCAAATTTCAAGGGTGGAAAGGGCGTTGCAACATTGACTGGCGTGGGCATGGCCATACATCCGTTTGCCACCATATTTGCAGTAGGCATCTTCCTCATCACGTTCCTTCTTTCGGGTTATGTAAGCGTAGGATCGCTCGTTGCCGCAATTGCCTTTCCTATTCTAGTAAACTTTTCCTTTGGACATACCACCCTTTCCATTGCGGCCTTCTCGTTCTCGGTGGCCATAATGATTATTCTCTCCCATCGAAAAAACATCAAGCGACTCCGTGAGGGCGAAGAACATCGTTTTACATTCGGTAAAAGCAAATAAATTTAATCGAGAGCAGCAAAAGCCGATTCAATTTCAGCCTGCAATTCCGCTGGGGTAAGGCGCGATTTTACGGCACCATCCTTGACAAATGAAATCCTCCCAGTCTCTTCCGAAACGATTACCACTACCGCATCGGTGTGTTCAGTGATTCCTACGGCAGCCCTATGGCGCATACCGTAGTGAGCGGGCAAACTCATGTTGTCGGTTACCGGTAATACGCATCTAGCGGCGTGAATCCTGTTGTTGCAAATAATTACCGCACCATCGTGCAATGGGCTATTCTTAAAGAAGAGATTCTCCAGCAATCGGGAGCTAATCACCGCATCAATTAAGTCACCCGTTTCGGCATACACTTCCAGTTCCGACCGTCGAGCAAGCACGATGAGAGCGCCAGTTTTTGTTTCGCTCATATTCCGCGCTGCCTTTACTATCGACTCTACGTTTAGCAAATTATCTTTTTCGGTGCGACCCGGAAAGAACAACCGCTCAATGGAGAAGTTATAGCGGGAAAAATAGCGATTACCAATGTATAGAAGGAACCGACGAATTTCTTGCTGAAACACAATGATGAGGGCAATAACCCCTAACCCGATAACCTTATCGAGAATGGAACTGAGAAGTTCCATATTTAGTGCCTTCACTATAAGCCAAACCAAGTAGAGGGCAAACACACCAACAAAGATGTTAATGGCCACGGTGCCTCGAACGAGCATGTAGATTTGGTAAAGCAATATTGCCACCAGAAGAATATCTACAACATCAAGGATTTTAAGGGTTATAAAGGCTAACTCCATCATCGCTACCAATTAATTAAAAGTGCCTAAATTTTTTATACCTGTCGAGAAGTTGAATGGTTTCAATAGCCTCTTTTACATCATGAACCCTAAGGATTGAAACCCCTTTCAGCAAAGCAATGGTGTTCAGAACAGTTGTGCCGTTAAGCGACCCCTCTGGTGTAGTATCAATCGTCTTATAAACCATCGATTTTCGAGAAAAACCAGCCAAGATAGGTAGGTCGAAAACCCGAAAATCATTTAGCCTAGCCAAGAGTTCAAAATTGTGATCAACAGTTTTCCCAAATCCAAAACCAGGATCTAGAATCACATCCTTCACTCCTAGCAAATTCAACGCCTTCAGTTTTTCCGAAAAGTAGAGTATAAGCTCCTGTTCGAGATTCTCGTAGGTGGGGCGGTTTTGCATGGTGAGTGGATTGCCCTTCATGTGCATCAGTATGTAGGGCACATTCAAATCGGCCACCGTTTGAAACATAGCAGGATCAAGTTCGCCGCCCGAAATATCGTTAACCATGGCTACACCAAAATCCTCCACCATGCGCCGAGCCACTTCCGACCGGAAAGTATCAACCGAGAGAATAGCCTCCGGAAAACTCTTCCTAATAGCTTTAATGACTGGAGATAACCGCGCCAACTCTTCTTTGCTCGATATATCTTTGGCCCCCGGCCGCGACGAGTATGCCCCCACATCAATAATGCGCGCGCCCTCCTGTAGCATTTTGCCCACTTCGCGCACCGCTCTACCTGCGCTGCTGAAACGACTCCCAATATAGAATGAATCGGGCGTGACATTAATAATCCCCATGACCACAGGATTGCTTAAATCTAAAAGCTTTCCGCCACAGGTGATGGTTACTTTTTTAAGAAAGTAAGAAGCAATATTTTCCATTTTTGCTATCTTGCATCAAATTTCATTAGAGGTTCAAAGGTAGCAAACATAATGTTTCAGCTTTCGTAACCCAAGCATTTTTTAAGAAAAACATACGTTACAATGCTTATTGTTTTTGAAGGGCTCGATGGCGCCGGGAAATCAACCCAAGTTAGCATGCTTAAGGATTACCTTTTACGCCAGGGGATAAACAGCGAATTCCTCCACTTCCCCCGCACCGACTCACCACTCTTTGGCGACCTCATTGCCCGTTTTCTACGTGGCGATTTGGGCAATATTGATTCGGTAAACCCATACCTCATTGCCCTTATTTATGCCGGCGACAGGCACAATGCGGCAGCACAGCTGCAAGGGTGGCTCAAGGAGGGCAAGGCGGTGATTCTCGATCGCTACGTGTACTCCAACATTGCATTCCAGTGCGCAAAGCTATCCGACAATTCGGAGCGGGAAAAGCTCCGGCAGTGGATTATCGACATGGAGTTCGATTTCTACAAAATACCACAACCCACCATAAACCTATTCCTCGATGTGCCGCTCAGCTTTACCGAAAAGAAGCTGACCGAGGAGCGCACCGGGCCCGAGAGGGACTACCTCCAGGGTAAGGCCGACATCCACGAGGCGAGCATTGATTTTCAGGAAAAAGTTAGGCGCGAATACCGCGAAATGTGCAACCTCAACTACAACCTCGACCGAGTAGATTGCTCCAACAATACCGGAGGTATGGATAGCCCCGAGAACATCTTCAGCAAGATTTTGGTTGAAATAAAAAAACACGACATAAAATGAAAAAAAGTATAATCGTTGCAAGCAGGATTGCTGCTATTGCCATTGCAGTCCTGTTTATCTTCTCCGGTTTTGTTAAGGGCATCGACCCCATGGGAACAACCTACAAGCTGGTAGACTACTTTGAAGCCTTCGGCATGCCCTTCTTCAACCCCATTGCGCTGCCGCTTTCCATTGCACTATCGGCAACCGAGATGCTCATTGGACTCATGCTCCTATTTAGGGTTAAGAACCGCGTAGCCGCATGGGGAGCGCTTATCTTCATGGTAGGGTTTACGGTGCTCACCTTCTTTTCGGCACTATTCAATCCGGTTACCGACTGCGGATGCTTTGGCGATGCCATTAAGCTATCCAACTGGGCTACCTTCTATAAAAATCTAGTATTTCTGCCCATTGCCATACTCGCTTTCTACGGAAGCAAGAGCAGGCAAGAGATGTTTGGCAAATGCCTCCTCAACTGGTCTGCCACGTTTGTGCTTGCCGCCATTGCCGTGGGCATATCGCTCCACTCCTTGGCCTACAAGCCCGTTATCGACTTCCGCCCGTTTAAAATTGGTGTAAACCTGAAAGAAGCAATGGCTATTCCTGCCGGAGCGCCTGCCGACGAGTACAAAACAACGCTCGTTTACAAGAAAGATGGTATTGAAAAATCGTTTGACGAGTCCAACTACCCATGGCAGGACAGCACTTGGGTATTTGTAGATAGCAAATCGGTGCTCGTGAAAAAAGGGTATACCCCCACTATTTCCAACTTCAGCCTAACCGGCGAAAACAACGAGGACATTACCTCAATGGTTACCGAGGGGCAGGGCTACACCTTTCTACTGATTGCGCCCAAGCTGGAAACGGCCAATCTTTCCAGAATAAACTACATCCAAAACCTGGCGGGCTTATGCTTAACCAACAAGCATAAGTTTATAATCGTTTCCTCCTCCGATTGGGCGAGAATTAAGGAAGTTGCCACAACCATTGAACTTCCGGTAACCATTGCCCAAGCCGACGAAACTATGCTCAAAACCATTGTTCGATCGAACCCGGGCCTACTGCTTATCCACAACGGCACCATTGTAGGCAAATGGGCTTGGCGGGAGATGCCGCACTTTGCCTCGGCAGAGAGTAACCCAATAACGATGGCACTTCGGGAATCCGAATCGCGATCGAATACCTACCTTGTAACCACCCTCATCTTATCGCTAATACTCCTGTTAATTGGAGGGAGTTGGCTAGCCAACAGAAAATAGCTGTTTACTTTTCCCATAAAAAACGCCTGAAAGTTTAAAACTTTCAGGCGTTTTTTATTTTAGTTCGAAAATATATCTCCAAAACCTTGACATCAATCTAAAAACTGTTGTATATTGCCATCGCATTGATATCATTTTAATATCTACACTATGAACGCAGAAAAGGTAATTAAACCTACAGCCGGATGGGTTGGGGTAACAATGGTAATCACTTCGTTGGGGTTAGGAATTGCAGGATTAATATTAGAATTTATCCCAGCAATATTCTTTCTTGCCCTGGCCGTATTCCTCATCATTGGATTTGTAATTGTAGCCCCCAACGAATCGAACGTGTTGGTATTCTTTGGGCGCTACGTGGGCACTATCAAAGAGAATGGATTTTACTGGGTGAACCCGCTTAACCTTAAGCGAAACATCTCCCTGCGAGCGCGCAACTTTAACGGCGAACCCATTAAGGTAAACGACAAGGTAGGCAATCCTATCATGATTGGCTTAGTGCTTGTTTGGAAAGTTGAGGAGACCTACCGATCGGCATTCCAGGTAGACGATTATCAACATTTTGTAGTGGTGCAAAGCGAAGCGGCATTGCGGAAACTTGCCGGCCACTACCCCTACGACAACTTCGAAGCTGAGAATACAGAGATTACCCTACGGGCCGGAGGCGAGGCGGTAAACGAGCAGCTGGAGATAGAGCTTCGAGAACGTCTCGATATTGCAGGGATTTGTGTAATTGAGGCAAGGATAAACTATATTGCCTACGCGTCCGAGATTGCCGGAGCCATGCTCCGCCGCCAGCAAGCTACCGCAATTGTTGCGGCACGCGAAAAGATTGTAGAGGGTGCTGTAGGCATGGTGGAACTCGCGCTCAAGCAGCTCTCCGAGAAAAAAATTCTTGACTTAGACGACGATAAGAAGGCAACCATGGTTAGCAACCTAATGGTGGTGCTATGCTCCGACGAAGGTGCAAAACCAGTAATAAATGCAGGATCACTCTACTAGAAAAATGGCTAAAAAAGCATTTGTTTTAAGAATTGAAGAGGAGACCATGAAAGCCGTGGAAAAATGGGCTGCGGACGAGTTCCGCAGCACCAACGGTCATTTGGAGTGGCTTATCGACAAGGCTTTGAAAGAATCCGGGAGAAAGAAAAAGAAGACAGGAACCACAGAGCATCCCACAACCGGAGAGGAAGCTGTTTAGCAAAACGGATAGAAATACAAGAGCGAGGCATAACCTCGCTCTTGAAATTTAACAAAGACAACAATTGATTCGCTGTAGGTGCGCAATATTGATTATCAAATGCGATGCAATGAATAGTGGCGCCACCTACGGGGCGCAAAAAAACGGATTGCGATACATTATTTCTACCAACGTTTGGCTCTTACAGAACCGTAGGTAAGTAATCAATAAAAAAATACTTAGCAGTTCATCAAGCTTAGCGCGGCAGCGGCCATAACCCCAGCGGTTTCGGTACGGAGGCGGCTGTTGCCAAGGCTTACGGGAGTAAATCCCTTCCCCATAGCCAGCGCCACCTCAGCGGGCGAGAAGTCGCCCTCGGGGCCCACCATCACAATGCACGATTCGCCAGGCATAACCCAATGGTGCAGCTGTGCCTGAGTATCGCCCTCGCAGTAGGCAAGCGCCTTGCGCCCATCAAACTCACGCGATAGGAACTGCTTGAGGGGCATCATGGGATTTACCTTGGGCATGTAGGCATGGATGGATTGCTTGGCCGCAGCCACCACCACGCGCTCGCTGCGGTCGAGCTTAATCTCCTTGCGCTCGGAGCGGTCGCACAGCAGCGGGGTAATCTCGTCCACCCCCATTTCGGTGGCCTTTTCGAGGAACCACTCAAACCGGTCGATATTCTTGGTTGGTGCTAGGGCAATGTGCAAATGGTAAGGCCGCTTACCATGCTCCAGCGTGCTCTCCAGTATGGTAATGTGGCAGTGCTTGGGATGCGAGAAGAGCAACTCGCCAAGATAAAACCCGCCTACCCCGTCGATAATATTCACCTTATCGCCAACATTCAGCCGCAGCACCTTAGCGCAGTGCATCGATTCCTCCTCGGGAAGGGTAGCAATATTGTCGGTTATTTGATTTGAATAGAAAATATGCATGTCGTTATTGAGTATCTTGCGGCAAATTTAGTAAAACATTACGAATGATTAAAGTTGGCATAGTTTCGGACACCCACGGCCACACCGACGATAAGCTACTCAAGTTTTTTGAAGGCTGCGGCCAGATATGGCACTGCGGCGATATAGGAACGGTGGCGGTGATTGCCGCGCTGGAAACCGTGGCGCCGGTAATTGCCGTTCATGGAAACATCGATGGGACCGAAACGCGCTGGAACAATCCACTTTTCCAGAGTTTCAAGATAGAGGAAGTCTCTGTTCTGATTACCCACATTGGCGGCTACCCCGGCAAATATAGCCCCGAGGCTAGAATACTCATCGAAAAGTATAAGCCCAAGATTTTTTTGGCTGGTCATTCGCACATCCTCAAGGTTATCCCCGACAGGAAAAACGATCTGCTTTTCATCAACCCCGGTGCTGCTGGGATTAGCGGCTTTCATTTGGTTAGAACAGCCATTCGCCTAACCATTGATGGCGATAAAATTAAAGACCTTGAGGTAGCCGAATGGCAGAGAAAGTGAATGGTGCAGTTGGCAGTCGGCAGTCCACAGTCGGCAGTCCACAGTCGGCAGTCCACAGTCTTCAGTCGGCAGTCTTCAGTCCACAGTCGGCAGTCAGCAGTCAGCAGTCTATAGCCCATAGCCCATAGCCTATTTCCCGTCTACTGTCCGCTAGGCACGTCGTCGGGGACCTCATCAGGGGTTGCCCCCGCGTTGATCTCGGCAAACCGCTTACGCGCTGCTCCAAGCACATTGCGGTCGGTAATTACATAGTTAAAGTGAGGCTGACCACGCTTTCCGGGTTGGGTTCGCTTACTACCGCTCAGCCCGCTAATGGGTACTACAAAAGCATCAGAGTAGCCTGCAATATGCATTGTTCCTCGGATGTAGGCAAACAGGTAATACTTTCCTGGAGCAGGTTCGAGGTATAGGGTGATCAAATCGCCCGAACGCCGTTTTACTACCTCTACAAACCCTTTCACTTTTTTATGAACCTGAACACCACCAAGCATTCCAATACCGATATCGCCTTTCGAAACAAAGGATTTTGTTTCCTGATTCCACACCAATACCAAATCGGTAAGGACAATAGAGTGCATGAGCTGCGGTGGTAACGTTGTTATTTTTCCATATAAGTTTAGCTCATTGAGCAATTGCTTACCCTGAGTATACCCAACAATATTCTGAATCCCCTTTACAAAACTAATCCGCCCCATATCCACTGGAGCTAACTCCTTCATAGTATTCAAATCGGCTGCCATTGCTTGTAGCGACAGCTGATTAAAGAAGAAGTCCATATCCATTACTACATCGAGTTTTGCCTTCTCCTCCTCCAGCATATAGGTATGGGTTCCCGCAATGTTTATCTCCATACGGCCAAACTTGGAGGCGAGGCTTAGCTTGCCCTCCGCTTCGAGCATGCAAAAATCCCGGTTAAGGGTAACTCTGTTTCCGGTAGTATCGGAGTGTCCGTAAAGAGCGGGGCTACTCACAACAAACTTCCCCTGATTCTTCTGAAAGTAGAGGTAACCGACAGAAGTTGCCACTGGATCGCCAAGGAAAAACTTATGATAACTTAAGAATCCCGGGAAAATATGGATCGAATCGGAAGCAATAAACGTTCCGGTGAAAAGGGGCGATTGATTGACATCAAACACCGGCTCCCGAAATGGTATTACTACGCTATCGGGGTTTATCTCCGTCTGGAATCTCAACCAGCTACGAACAACTCCGGGGCAACTATGAATTGGTCTTACACCACCATAAAACTCAAGAAAGTGCTTGCTCCCTTTAAGATTTATATCACCCATAAAGTCGAACTCAGGGCTCAGTTTAAAGCTATCGGGCTCGGTAAGCGTAGCATTGGCATAAGTTTCTATCCGCGATTTATCAACACTAATATCCTTGAAAAAGAAGGTCTGAACATTCTTCTGATAATCGATATAGTCATACTTTCCACTAGCCTTATAATCCATTCCCCTCAACACGGCAACATCTGCATCGTAGAGTCGATGAAACTTACCCACTTTATCGACAAATATCTCGGCCTTCTTAAATGGTCGTAACAAGCCACCACGCGCTACATCAATATTTCCATCACCAAGTTTTACTTGAGCGTCGGCAACCAAGAGGTATTTCACCTTCTTGGCTCGAATGGTGGCAGAATCGATACTGTAGTCCGCAAGCGGAGATACAAAGTTAAGAGTATCCTGATCGGCCCGAGTCGAAACAAAAATTGCTCCGGTGGGAATGGTATCATTAACCGTGATTTGTCTGCGTTTCACAATGTTGATTTTCTCCACAGGCATCGAGCGGGTTGCAGTCATGGTAAAGTCATACTTATCCATGTGCCACACTAAGGCATCGAGGAAAGAGCTATACTTCACTTCGGGCAGCGACGCGCGTATAAAGGCGCCGTTTTTCGAAATAGTTCCCTCGCGCTTGTCCATATCGACCAAAGCCTTTACGCTATCGGCGGCAAAGGCAAGATTCTGCTCTCTACTGAAGAGGTTAAATGAGGTGGTATCCGATTTGAACCGACGGGCATCGTAGCGATATTTTTTTGACACCAGCTGCGCATTCTCCACCACCGTAGTGCCATTGCCAATAAGTCCAACAGGCGTAAGAATCAAATCGCCCATTAAGGAACTCTTGCTGTTGAACATTAGGAACGGTTTCTCGCCGTAAGAAATCTTCATGGTATCTTTTCGAGGCAGCCACTTCCAACGATTGCCCTCGCCCACTACGTCAGGAAATTCAATCCCAGCCAATTGCTCGCCAAGCACAAACTTATCGGTAATTGCTAAAGCGGAGTCGGGAAAGAAGAAGAACCCCGGTGAGGTAGTGCGAGAAGTGAGGTAAGTTAGTGCCCCCTTACCTATCAACCCTTGATTACTTAAATCAACATTGTTGTAGAAAACACCCTTCCCTTTATAGGCTCGTAGGCCAGCATCCGTAGTCTTATGAACAAATCCCAGCGAATTGTCGGGACGAACCGAGAGTGTCTCTTCGAAAGGTGGAAAAATATCATCCGATTCGAATTGACCTTGAAACTTCAGGTCAGCCTTCTCAAACTGATTTAAGCTATCTATGGTATACGGGTCTACTCTAAAGAAGAATTTCTTACGTTTATAAATACCATCGAATATTTCGGGTGAATCGTAGTAAACGTATGACTCCTTGGTGCTTCGAAAAATTGGATACTCCGGATTCAGTTCTAAACCCGACTTGTTATTCGGTTTGTCGATAAGTAAATCGCCCGAAATAGATTCAAGGGTGCTATTAACCCTCGCAAGAACACGCTGCCCATATGCGTCGCGCTGATTAGTCTGTATGTCGATATGGAGTGAATCGACCTTATTCATGGAAAATTTAAAGTTGGCATAATCGAAGGCAAAACTATCCCCATAAAAAGTAAAGAGACCGGCACGAACCCCACCATCGAAGGAGAAATTTCGATTCTTCTTCATAATAATATTTCCTCCACGCGGTGCGATATAAACGTTTTGG comes from the Williamwhitmania taraxaci genome and includes:
- a CDS encoding metallophosphoesterase family protein, which codes for MIKVGIVSDTHGHTDDKLLKFFEGCGQIWHCGDIGTVAVIAALETVAPVIAVHGNIDGTETRWNNPLFQSFKIEEVSVLITHIGGYPGKYSPEARILIEKYKPKIFLAGHSHILKVIPDRKNDLLFINPGAAGISGFHLVRTAIRLTIDGDKIKDLEVAEWQRK
- a CDS encoding 16S rRNA (uracil(1498)-N(3))-methyltransferase gives rise to the protein MHIFYSNQITDNIATLPEEESMHCAKVLRLNVGDKVNIIDGVGGFYLGELLFSHPKHCHITILESTLEHGKRPYHLHIALAPTKNIDRFEWFLEKATEMGVDEITPLLCDRSERKEIKLDRSERVVVAAAKQSIHAYMPKVNPMMPLKQFLSREFDGRKALAYCEGDTQAQLHHWVMPGESCIVMVGPEGDFSPAEVALAMGKGFTPVSLGNSRLRTETAGVMAAAALSLMNC